In the genome of Actinomycetota bacterium, the window CAACTTTTGTCGAAATTTAGCCTAGCTTATAGCTTTCAAACATTTGTTCGTATAAAGGGAAAAGTGAGAGGAAATGTGCTATAATATTTTATTATAATATCACTTGGATGGAGGGGCTTTCTCCGGAGTTCCCCTATTTTCTAACCCCGATTTGTTCCTAGAATTTGGGTAAAATTATTCCACTTAACCCTTTATTTGCTGTGAAGGATGGACCAATGAACGGTTTTATAAAAGAGGAGGATATAAACGAAGTAAGGGGGAGAAATGATTTGGTCGAGGTGATCTCGGAGTACGTTCCGCTGAAGAAGAGCGGGCGTACCTTTAAGGCACTATGTCCGTTCCATAAGGAGAAAACGCCTTCATTTATAGTCGATCCCGTTAAGCAGCTTTATCACTGTTTTGGCTGCGGAATTGGCGGAAATGTTTTCACTTTCATCATGAAAATGGATAATATCGATTTTCCGGATGCCGTGAGGGCACTCGCCGACAGGGTCGGATATACCTTGCACTACGAGAGGGATTCGAAAGAGAGCCAATCTCGTCGGGTCAGATTGTACGAAGCAAATAAGGAAGCCATGAATTTCTTCTACAACCTCTTGAAGAGCGAGGAGGGCAGGAAAGCTCGGAAATACTTGAAAAATCGAGGTTATGATGCTGAAATTATCGATGCCTTTAAGCTCGGACTCGCTCCTTCTCGATGGGATGGGTTGTTGAATTCCCTGTGCGCAAGGGGGTTCAAGTTAGATGAGTTGGAAGAGTCTGGTCTGATAATCAAAGGGGAGAAGGGTTTTTATGACCGGTTTCGCTCTAGGATCATGTTCCCAATATTTGACGTCAGGGGTAGGGTAATTGCTTTCGGTGGAAGGATTTTGGACGAATCGCACCCAGGTAAAGGTGAATCGCCTAAGTATATGAATTCACCCGAAACACCCATTTATAACAAGAGTTCAATCCTCTATGGTTTATATCATTCAAAAAACGGGATAGCAAAAACTGGTCAAAGCTTGGTGGTCGAAGGTTATACGGATGTCCTCTCCTTGCGCGCTGTGGGTATAAAAAACGTGGTCGCAACGTGTGGAACGGCTTTTACCTCCGATCATCTACGCTTGCTGGCTCGTTTCGGTGAAAGAGTGATATTGGTTTTTGATGCCGATGTCGCGGGTACCGCCGCTGCGGAGCGTGGTTTGGAATTATTGGGAGAGTCAAAAGTCGATATTTATGTGGTTTCATTACCAATGGGTACGGATCCAGCCGATTTCGTTGCTGAACACGGAAGGAGTGAATTTGAAAAACTTTTAGAGGACGCCGTTCCTTTGGTTGATTTTTGTCTAAAACAGGTGTTATCCCAGTATAACTTGGGTGAATCTTTACAGCGAGCTAAAGCGTCAAGTGAGGCTTTAACCATCATAGCGGCTCTAAAGGGCGCCGTGGCACAGGAAGAATACCTGAAAAAGTTGGCTGAGGAATTAAATGTCTCTTTTGATTCACTTTTCTTTGAGTTAAAGAGACTGAAAAGATCCAAAACTAAAAGAGCATCTAAAGAGGTTTCCGAAGACCTGGTGATCACAAGTGCTCAGGAGAAAGCTGAGCAGGAGTTATTAAGGCTGATATTACAGTACCCCGAG includes:
- the dnaG gene encoding DNA primase; the encoded protein is MNGFIKEEDINEVRGRNDLVEVISEYVPLKKSGRTFKALCPFHKEKTPSFIVDPVKQLYHCFGCGIGGNVFTFIMKMDNIDFPDAVRALADRVGYTLHYERDSKESQSRRVRLYEANKEAMNFFYNLLKSEEGRKARKYLKNRGYDAEIIDAFKLGLAPSRWDGLLNSLCARGFKLDELEESGLIIKGEKGFYDRFRSRIMFPIFDVRGRVIAFGGRILDESHPGKGESPKYMNSPETPIYNKSSILYGLYHSKNGIAKTGQSLVVEGYTDVLSLRAVGIKNVVATCGTAFTSDHLRLLARFGERVILVFDADVAGTAAAERGLELLGESKVDIYVVSLPMGTDPADFVAEHGRSEFEKLLEDAVPLVDFCLKQVLSQYNLGESLQRAKASSEALTIIAALKGAVAQEEYLKKLAEELNVSFDSLFFELKRLKRSKTKRASKEVSEDLVITSAQEKAEQELLRLILQYPEEYKAALTELDEEHFTLPECRELFTILKSRAHYGSDEPGFQGILSNAFKREELQKLISKLMLQPVEVEEREKYFKDILLRLKEFEVQRQINTLKPKLERINPIKNPIKYDALFEELLKLEAKRRDLRGNLS